Part of the Cottoperca gobio chromosome 16, fCotGob3.1, whole genome shotgun sequence genome, TCATCAGATTCTATCacatttgtctctttgtgtttaagATTGTGTATCTGATATGTTACATACATttgtatacagtgtatatatggAACTAAAAGGATCCTTTATCCCAAATTAAATTCCTGAAACCAGACACCAGGATGTTAATCACACCTTTAACTGCTGGATTACAGCACTGTTATTGTGTTTCCAAACTAATAATTGGTtgttatacaataaatatgccctGCAAAGAGTAAAAGGAAACATGCAGACAGATTTTGGCATAAAAAGGAGAGCAAAAGACAAATTCACACACAGATAATGGGGGTGAGGGGAGTTTCCTGAGACAGGAAGACCTGAAATAGCACACAGCTCGATCAGGCCTGAAGAAATGTTGCTGCTATTTTTGAATATCTGTACTAACAGGGAGGAATGGTAGCGATCACTACAATTCTTAGCTATCCACTATCCTAACCTGTacaaacagtgttttcagtGATTTTGAAAGTTAAAAGGCAAAAGGCAAAGAGCTCTGGCGTGTTGCTTACACAGGAATCCTTCCTTTAACATATTTCAGCCGTGATTATGGGTGTTTGGCCCTTGCATGggtaggttttctttttttgttctgcaGTGTTTATTGGTTGTGGAGGTGAAAAGAATGATAGGCATTCCAAAAATGCCCTCTCATCTACTGACATGGCACTGAAAGGCTCCAACTTTCAGTTAACTGTTAGCTTTATTGCTCTGTGatacaaaataattacactGTTGTAAACAAAATTTTCAGTGGCAGTTAAAGTTTATTGACCATCTTTGATGGTATTTGTGTGTAGCACTCCATAAAAGAAGCTGAAGTCTGATGTAATTCTGACATTTTGCCACACGGTGGCTCCAGCTCCCTCTCCATAGAGACTAATGAGCTGAGGAGCTGCACCTACACAAAGCACATTTCATCAACAGATGTTTActagagagtgacagagagtcAGAGGCCTGGAGTGGGAGGCTTGAAATGGGCTACAGTCATTTCTGCCACTAAAAATCCTGCAGAGCGTGCTTCTGTCTATATGTATACCATGCATTCACTTGTTTTATGCTGGAAAGTTGAGTCAGTTtcttaaaaagacaaattgaaTACTGACTTGGCAATGGTGGTCATAAGCAATGAACGAAAcagcataaaataaatcttcagCGCTATTACCTTGGTACAGTAAATTAAGCTTCAATTCCCAAAGCACTATTATTTAccacaaatgaaatgttttgttgccCATACATTGTTCCTCTGATTATGGATGATCTATTCAAAtcaaagaacaagaagaagaaaaagggataaaaaaagACCAACCTGCAATCTCTCCAGAGTTTGCTATACTCATCTCTGAGGCCTGGTGTTCAAGGGTGGAGGCTGGTGGAGAGTCTCCATACCCCGGTGTGCTGGGCCGGCTATGGGAGCCTGACTCTGGATCACTGGTGGAGCCCCATCGGTCGTCTCTTGAAGTTCTTTCCTTGTCGCCCTCAGATGTCCTCTCTCCGTCCTTCCTGTGGACACGCTGGTGGACCATCATCTGGTGACGACTGCGAAACACCTTCCCGCACTCAAAGCACTCATTGGACTTGGAGGCAGATGGTCGCCGTCGGTCAGCGCGAGACGAAGGCCGGTACTCGGAGTCGCTGAGGCTCTCTGGTGTCCGGTCCCCTGAAGAAGCATGGCTTCCCAAACCAGAGCTGCTGCGTCGCCCTGAGCTGCGTTTCTCTTGACCTTGCAGGACATAACGGCTGCTCTCTTTCTCAAATACCACAGCGGCTCCAGCGAGGCCCTCCTCCCCCATACTTCCTCCCCCGTAGGAGGCCTTGTAACTCACCTCTACTGGCTCAACAACCCTTCCTTTAGTAGCTAATTGCCAGGCCTGGTAGCTGCAAACTGGATCGAGCTCTGGAATTCTTTGACCTTGCATCTTCTTTTCAGTGTCCTCTTCATCCAAGGTCTTTTTCTCAACAGGCTGAAGGTTTAAGTAGTCAAGGTAACATCTCTTAGTGGCTGGTGAGTCCTCATCATCACTGAGTCTGCATTGGCTCTGAGATTTCCTGCCATAATTGACACTGTGGATTTTTTCATGGGCCCTTAGGCTCTCTTTGTTGTGGAACAGGTTCCCACATTTGGAACACATTTGATAGATGGATGTAATAGAGCTAGTGACAATTTCAGGATCCTGGGCTACGTCGTTGATGGTGGCCGGATGCTCAGCGGATTCCGCTTTTGACCGTGACCTGGATttggtgttgtgtgttttcatgtgtgatTTGAGAAACCAAGCTTCGCGGAACCGTCGTCCACAAATGCGACAGCAGTGGTCCAGGATCCCTGCATGTTTCTTCATGTGTGACTTCAGAAACCAGGCCTGGGTAAAGACCTGGCCACAGGTCTCACAGGGGAAGGTCCCATCACTCTGGGGTTGGACAACGTCAGGTTCAGGTATAGCCTCTTCCTTAACAGTGGCCTCCTCATCTGCGTCTGCTGTTATGTGGACCTTTTCAATATGGCTGAGGAGTTGGTCTTCTCGATAGGCCTCGTAGCCGCACAGACGGCAACAGAAAGGTCTCTGGTCGGTAACAGGCTTTTCTCTTTTCAGGCTCCTCCCAGGCACTTTCCTCCGACTCTCCTCACCACTATCCCCATTAATCATCCGGTTACAGGCTGAGCTGCTTTTCGTTGGACTTGTACCTCCGTCGAGACCCTCTGAAAcactcatctcctcctcctcagccccaccctcctcatcctcattgGAGTGGTGGCTAGAGAGCGTGCCCAGTTTGTGGCTGCGGATGTGAACTTTGAGGTTGCCCTTCTGAGAGGCCCTGTGGTCACAGTAGGGGCATTTGTAGGGGCGCGCACCAGTGTGGCGTCTCATATGCTGCGACAAAGAGCTGAGGAACTGGAAGCTGCGTCCACAGACGTTGCAGTTGTAAGCCCCGGGGATTTTGTCGTCCTCACCATCAACCTCGTTTCCAGGGTTGACCTGGTCTCCAAGCagcttctccttccctcccccctGGGTCTCCATCACCTCCACGCTGTCTCTAGGATTCATTGTACGAACTAAACTAACCTGTCCTACCTGGCCTTTCACAAGCTCAATAAAAACTGAAGCTACAGCTATCTGCAGTTGCACATCTAGGAATATCTAGCGTGCCTCGGTTAAAATGCTATGTGCCTTCAATCATCCAGAGATCAAGCTGCTTACACAGCAGCTCATTTAGCACTCTCCAGTTACTGGGTGCAACACCATCTATCCATCTTCTTCTGGCACTGTCAATGAATCAGTGGCTAAGACTATATGCGTGCCAATGGCACCATAGAAAGCAATGTATCTagctttatcatttatttagacACATGTAGTTTGGAGGGGTCTTTTCATCAGTTGTACTATTCCACCACACTTGTGTTCTTCATTTTATTGTCTTCTCTCCATTCTCTTCAGTCTTTAAGCACTTTTGCAGCTTCCAGGTTATGTAACAGTGAGCTGTCCTACtgcagaaagagacaaacagggAAGGGGGgcgagaaaagagagaaagtcaATGTCATGTCATTTTCAGTCATATTCAGTTACCATTTGCATACGCATGCTAACTACAGCATGTaggtgtactgtatgtgtcataAGGTAAATCGGCATTTGTTTGAGTAGTGATGTagcaattaaataaacaattaagACCTGGGGTTGGTAATCATCATAAGGCTTTTTTGAGTAATACACAAGCAATTTATgattaaaagtgaaaatgatttTTGGATTCACTTTATATTGTATACAAAATTAATGagattaaaaattaaaataaagtatggCACGAGTAGCTACAGTTATAGTTATCCCTTTTTATTGACAGATTGTTTACTCCTTCTTAAACCCTCAAATCAATTGTAACTTAAATGAGTTTGAATTTACCTAATAAAGATTTACATAAGTATAAATTGTGTGTAGATGGGGTATTATCATGTAAGTCCTCTATGTATCTGTGGCTGACGTTGTGCACCACCCCTATGCACGTGCATGAGTGGTTGTGCATGAGTTGTGCAGGCTTGGGGGCTCTGACGCCACACTGGCTGAGTCGACACTTTACACAATCAGGGTGCTGGGTGGGGGGCTGTGTGCACATCAGCAAGATCAGCATTGCCACCATATTCCCTCCCCATACTGGCCTCATGCACCCGCCTCAACTGACACTATCACATGACAGGGATCTTGAGTACACAACAGGAAGTGGCTCTTCAGACAGTTTGCTTTGCTCTATTTCTCAAACTGGAGTTGAATGGGGTCAGGGAGAGAgccaaacagaaagagaaagagagaggatgatAGGAGAAGAAAGTAAACAGTGTTGACTAATTTCATACTTCATAAATTCCCTTAAATTGGcagaaacatttgcatattcTCATCTACAGTTTATGTGTTAGTTTGCTCAACTACTGTTGTTTTGAAACCTTAAACAATTGCTGTAACATATATACAACATTAAATTGTATCATGTTATACAACAGATGTTTTAACCACATTTTTGTATCATGacctattattatttattgctgCAAAGTCCCAATCTTCTTACAAGAATCATTCAAGGTTAATCacatctttattattttctcccTCTCAGCTCATCGATACTATCATTACAAAAGAGCCATTTTCTTTGTTGATTAAACTGAcatatttcttactgtagtatcaATTTGAGCAGATGCTAGAGCCTGAGAGTGTGGACTGAATGAAATGTGACTGACAGCATTATTACAGGCTATTATATAAAGTGCCAGGGCCCATGAGCTGAGTTACTGCCAGGCTCTAATTATAAGTGGATAATTGATCATAATCATAAGAGGATAAGGTAGTGGAGGAGGGAAGTTAGCACAAGAACAATCATATGTCTTAAACTCTCGCACTGAAAATGACTACCCTGCGCCAGAGCCACCTATCTATCTAGAATGATTTATGCTATTGAAATCAGAGCACCCTCAATGGTTCACCATGCTTCCTCCTGGAGTGCTTAGTAAGCTAAGGCTTCCAGCTGACAAGTACAGTACTGCTCCAGCCAGAAGTGCAGCTGTGGCTGAcattactttgaaataaaaagtattttcagaTCCAGACCTTTTTCTGTATGAATATAACATACAAGGCTTTATCAATGTTGATCTAAACACGGATAGAGGCTCACTATTTACGCTTGCATTTTATACACTtagcattttacattttacttcatCGATGGCAGTGACGTGCTGTCGGtcagttggtccaccactttggtccagactgaactatttgatggattgccaaAAAATCTTCTACATACACTCATGTtccccagaagatgaatcctgATGACTTTGAAGATCCCCAGTCAGTGACTAGTGTCACCAGAGCTGTTTTACTATCTCACCATCTACTTGATGGATTGGCATACAATTTGGTAGAGACATTCATAGGTCCCATAGGATGAATAATGCCTTTGCCTTATCCCTAACTTATCCTCTATAGCGCCTCTAACAGGTTCACATTTATGGTTTTCagtaaaatgtctcaacaactattggatggattgcgtTAAAATCTGGTACCGACATCAATGCAACCTTCGGGATAAATTAGAGGAATCACCCGGTCAAAATTTCAATTTGtctaatacttttgtacatgCTAACGACTTTAACATGTAGCTCAAGGCGTCATTGTGCCTAAGTAGTACAGGCTCACGGATCTGTTAGCATGCCGTAGACTTTTAAGTCTTCTTTTAACAAGTATTATAATTTGTCGTGCTTGCGGGAGAATTGATGAACACCATAACACCATAGTATCTTTTTGTAGGCCTATACATCATTCATCATATTCACACAGGTGCAGTGATGGATAGGACTGATTCATGTGCATTGGTTTACATAACATATTCAGAAACTGTTTATGAAGTATAAAAGTCTCAAATCTGGCCAAGTGATTTCCATGAATTTATGAGCTTGGGTTTTATTGGAAagattaaagtataaaaaatattaaagaaaatattgctAAACTtgacaaatcatttaaatgaggAACAACACAGTTCAAGGGAATTACATCGAACATGTGGCATGATAGACAATCAGGTTATGATGGACATAAATCAGCAAAATAAGGAACACAAAGCCGTCCAAccccatctatccatctactATAGTTTTCAACTCCATCTGTTCCATCTGCTCTCCGTTTCCACATCCTAATGTTACTCATTAATACTTAGTAGTTTCTTCCAGTTCTGGTGCTAAAAACAGAGGATAATAATCTTATTTCCTGTTAAATGGCCTTGCTGATTGGGGGTCAGTAGAGCCGAGGGGGGTTGAGACTATTCAACAGTAAGCCTGTCATCCACCAGACAGTCGCATGTGcaaattgaaatgtaatgaGATTAGCCTCCAGAAGGGAAACAACGCAGGCTCCTCGCCATACAGGCAAAGGAGGGGGGAAAAATGACAAATTGGCTTAAGGGGGGAGAAACTGTCCAGGAGAGATGGACAAGATTAGCAATCATCAAAGTCatcaaaaaagagaagaggCATCAAAGCCCTTCTTAAGGCCAAGATGGTACAATAAATGGATAACGTGTCTTCCTGTAGCCAGCAAGAACTGCCCACTTTGTAAGTCTTGACTGTCATTGAGATCCTCCAGCTAATGAACCTCTCGCACAGAGACGCACATTGACCAGGATTAATAAGACCGGAGATAGGGTGTAGCTGAATTTTTTTTTCTCCGTAGGTTAGTGAGTTTAAATGCTGTATTCTGATGGGGAAACCTTTCAAGTTTTTCTGATCACTTTTAAATTCCTAAGACCAGTCCAACCCTTGTTGGGAACGTCATTGGTCTGATATCAGACGTGCCATTAATGGACACTTAAGCTGCTCTACCATGAGTCACTGGGAGTGAGTGGAGGCCTACACTCAGCTGATAATGACTGCTGTGTCAAACAAAAACGAACTGTtcgtttttttccccttctttctAGCCTCAACCTCTGCTGTTTTGCTTTCTGAACGCTGAACGCGTATTGTTTGAGGTCGGACAAGAGGAGGAAATCCACTCTTATTTTCCCATCCATACCTTTTCAGAGCAATATGGCTATTTCTGTTCCTGTGACTCCTGAGATTCACATCTGGAGTGAGTGTTGAAACAAACTGTGTCAAACTGTGCATGCAGGCCAGCAGAGAACCTGCTTACAGCCGTCAGGTTTTCTGTTCTGTACTTGTTTTCACAAATTAGTGTTGTCACAAAGCCAGAATTCTAACTTAGAAATTAagtttaaaggtataatatgtaacttttctgctttaaaattatatattttgttgagttgtgtacttacgaatcccaaatgtttccaataatTTTTAACCCTAGATAATCTGTCATTTTGTTCAAGGTGACGGACCATTTCATATCCCCTTTGCACATGCATCAGCGTTGTGGTTGCCTGCCAGA contains:
- the LOC115021235 gene encoding zinc finger protein 516-like isoform X2 — translated: MNPRDSVEVMETQGGGKEKLLGDQVNPGNEVDGEDDKIPGAYNCNVCGRSFQFLSSLSQHMRRHTGARPYKCPYCDHRASQKGNLKVHIRSHKLGTLSSHHSNEDEEGGAEEEEMSVSEGLDGGTSPTKSSSACNRMINGDSGEESRRKVPGRSLKREKPVTDQRPFCCRLCGYEAYREDQLLSHIEKVHITADADEEATVKEEAIPEPDVVQPQSDGTFPCETCGQVFTQAWFLKSHMKKHAGILDHCCRICGRRFREAWFLKSHMKTHNTKSRSRSKAESAEHPATINDVAQDPEIVTSSITSIYQMCSKCGNLFHNKESLRAHEKIHSVNYGRKSQSQCRLSDDEDSPATKRCYLDYLNLQPVEKKTLDEEDTEKKMQGQRIPELDPVCSYQAWQLATKGRVVEPVEVSYKASYGGGSMGEEGLAGAAVVFEKESSRYVLQGQEKRSSGRRSSSGLGSHASSGDRTPESLSDSEYRPSSRADRRRPSASKSNECFECGKVFRSRHQMMVHQRVHRKDGERTSEGDKERTSRDDRWGSTSDPESGSHSRPSTPGYGDSPPASTLEHQASEMSIANSGEIADEKPYICSLCDFVTRELQVYLTHVRVQHPAAPGDRHTPIPSPSSSSDRGTPSGYPKLKKALLQGLNTSASPPAYLSARSSSLDPSMTPVDLCMRADGCRGIVSLTQDRKSLPSHKCSFCSHSTRYPEVLWMHQTVAHRINSSSSNLAPKWALKNSSKGSRDNLLSSRRRTGPPPVLDGKECPSLPPLMRAQRTQPPTNSSEVLKKSRPASQAAMPSSSSSSTPSSSFSKGSSSTLCTQAVRVPVRPGSSNSSSVRHTEDQSLPSRFKPKVDIYPRGGSSSSSSSLEKSTGARSRSSAPSPSSATASRIADRYVMPQEGLGFMLSSKHGLAEYSRARGSPHQPLPNSHGQSRANGTRPSTITHSSTAGHNYGASQAHGGTLLNSSSSSSLPSEARGDVKQEPIAETPEMPSDILGFLKNYSPHELAALYHRWGAANALLDPTGMLRSLIRQGQYFCHECGKSFSQPSHLRTHMRSHTGERPFCCQLCPYRASQKGNLKTHVQSVHHLPFDNSQYPDTRSLLLSHEEEEALAAKHPPAPLQQQ
- the LOC115021235 gene encoding zinc finger protein 516-like isoform X1, which translates into the protein MNPRDSVEVMETQGGGKEKLLGDQVNPGNEVDGEDDKIPGAYNCNVCGRSFQFLSSLSQHMRRHTGARPYKCPYCDHRASQKGNLKVHIRSHKLGTLSSHHSNEDEEGGAEEEEMSVSEGLDGGTSPTKSSSACNRMINGDSGEESRRKVPGRSLKREKPVTDQRPFCCRLCGYEAYREDQLLSHIEKVHITADADEEATVKEEAIPEPDVVQPQSDGTFPCETCGQVFTQAWFLKSHMKKHAGILDHCCRICGRRFREAWFLKSHMKTHNTKSRSRSKAESAEHPATINDVAQDPEIVTSSITSIYQMCSKCGNLFHNKESLRAHEKIHSVNYGRKSQSQCRLSDDEDSPATKRCYLDYLNLQPVEKKTLDEEDTEKKMQGQRIPELDPVCSYQAWQLATKGRVVEPVEVSYKASYGGGSMGEEGLAGAAVVFEKESSRYVLQGQEKRSSGRRSSSGLGSHASSGDRTPESLSDSEYRPSSRADRRRPSASKSNECFECGKVFRSRHQMMVHQRVHRKDGERTSEGDKERTSRDDRWGSTSDPESGSHSRPSTPGYGDSPPASTLEHQASEMSIANSGEIADEKPYICSLCDFVTRELQVYLTHVRVQHPAAPGDRHTPIPSPSSSSDRGTPSGYPKLKKALLQGLNTSASPPAYLSARSSSLDPSMTPVDLCMRADGCRGIVSLTQDRKSLPSHKCSFCSHSTRYPEVLWMHQTVAHRINSSSSNLAPKWALKNSSKGSRDNLLSSRRRTGPPPVLDGKECPSLPPLMRAQRTQPPTNSSEVLKKSRPASQAAMPSSSSSSTPSSSFSKGSSSTLCTQAVRVPVRPGSSNSSSVRHTEDQSLPSRFKPKVDIYPRGGSSSSSSSLEKSTGARSRSSAPSPSSATASRIADRYVMPQEGLGFMLSSKHGLAEYSRARGSPHQPLPNSHGQSRANGTRPSTITHSSTAGHNYGASQAHGGTLLNSSSSSSLPSEARGDVKQEPIAETPEMPSDILGFLKNYSPHELAALYHRWGAANALLDPTGMLRSLIRQGQYFCHECGKSFSQPSHLRTHMRSHTVGFDFNGLHRGTDAHTTASEAPKQGRGHSAASSAHTEHLRKGT